From the Lolium rigidum isolate FL_2022 chromosome 2, APGP_CSIRO_Lrig_0.1, whole genome shotgun sequence genome, one window contains:
- the LOC124689495 gene encoding mavicyanin-like, producing the protein MASKVHLSFLLLSVVVASLVGSSAGVFHIVGAGKGWTIAPNQTYYADWARTRDIHVGDKLMFLYRSGVYDIVEVPTKELFDKCSMNNVTMRYQLGPTIIKLTEPGPRYYFCGVGKHCEGGQKVAVNVAPAVAAPAGLPVPTPPAALAQPAKKKL; encoded by the exons ATGGCCAGCAAGGTCCACCTCTCCTTCTTGCTCCTCTCGGTCGTCGTGGCCTCCCTGGTCGGCTCTTCCGCCGGCGTGTTCCACATCGTCGGCGCCGGCAAGGGGTGGACCATCGCCCCCAACCAGACCTACTACGCGGACTGGGCTCGCACCCGGGACATCCACGTCGGCGACAAGCTCA TGTTCTTGTACCGGAGCGGGGTGTACGACATCGTGGAGGTGCCGACCAAGGAGCTGTTCGATAAATGCAGCATGAACAACGTCACCATGCGGTACCAGCTCGGCCCCACCATCATCAAGCTCACCGAGCCCGGCCCACGCTACTACTTCTGCGGCGTCGGCAAGCACTGCGAGGGAGGGCAGAAGGTCGCCGTCAACGTCGCCCCAGCCGTGGCGGCCCCAGCAGGGTTGCCCGTGCCCACGCCACCGGCGGCGTTGGCGCAGCCAGCAAAGAAGAAACTATAG